The Patescibacteria group bacterium genome segment TTTATATCAAGACTCCACGCCAAGTCTTTTAACTTACTTCCTGAGAGTTTAGGGACACGTATATTAGATTGTGCTACCGGCTCCTCTACTTTCTTTTCTTCACTCTTTTTTTTCTCCTGTCGCCACACGTATAGCTTATCTTTTGTCATAAAAGATAATGCGGATTCAAGCACATTTATAAACGGGCGGTTGTTTACCTTATAGAACGCAAGTGCCAGAGCCAACATCACTATAGGGGCAGAAACCAGAATCGCTAGAAATTTGGGCAGCAGAGTCCAAAACACAAATGATATTCCTCCAGCACCAGCAAGATAGATAAATTGTTTAAACGTCAGTGGCCCGAAGATTTTATCTTCTACCTCAATGAATTGTGGAACTTGGAAGCGCATTGTTTATAGTATACTCTAACTTTACTCAATTGGTTCACGATATGGGTCTACCGAATAGGGTTTTTTCTTTTCTTGTGATTTATTTGTAGATTCATCGAGTCTGACATGTTCTTTTGGTGTTCTCACCTGCTTTGTAAGTTTGTCTTCAAATATATTACTTGAATGTACTGGTTCTTTTTTCTCTGGAGTTGCAACAAAGGGAATTGAGGTGTCAGGTGGTGTGACCGTGCTACCCTCTCTACTTGTTTCCGCTTCTTCTTTTTCTGCCTCCTCAACATTGTTTTTCTCAATATTCTTGAGAGATTCTCGTATGGGCAGAAAAATCTGTTCGTTTATATCTTTTGTAATTTCTTGTGCTTGTTCGCTCGTGATACCCAATTCTTTTTTTATACTCTCTGGATATGCGCTGTGATTTTCAAGTCCGAGCATGACAAGCATTGTTTCATTTTCAAGAACTCCCGCCTTATCAACAAGCAGTTTGTGTTTGTCTGATACCATCTTTAATTTATCACGCAAATCAACTGCAAGAATTGCGTCTTGTATGTCTTTTGGCAGTTTCTTGAACTGTTCTTTTATTATTGTTTGTGTATCATCCATACGCGTTTCTTAATTATTATAAATCAACCCTCATCTTCTGGTTTTAGTGAATCTTTAAAATCCTTGTCATCTTTCAGCCCTTCTTTAACAGCATCTTGAATTTTTTGTGCATTACTCTTTCCTTTTCTAATTGCGGCTGCGCCCTCTTTGTTTTTTCGTGGAACTTTTATAAACAAAGTATCTAAAGTTTTTTCGGTTTCTAGTGTTTGTGCATACTGAGCTTTTCTTTGTTCACCGCGCGCTCTTACTGCTGTCTCTACATTTTGTATTTTCCCACTTTCAAGTGTTATTGTTTGTAAGACTGGTTTAGCCAAAGTCTCAGCTTGTTCTAGCGTTACCATGCTGTCAGGTGTGGGGTTCGCTTTGTGTGCGGTTTTTGCTTCCCTTACCTTTTCTTGAAGAGGAGCCAAAGCTTTCTGGGCCTCAGCAAGGTTTATTTGTGCTTTCGCTTTCTCTTCTCCTTGTTCTTTAGTTTCACTCGATTTCCCAATCACTTCAGCTCTTTTCACACGCTCCTTAATCTGATCTTTTAATTTCTGGTCATAACCACCCTTTCCTCCTGCTTTACCTAGTGTTGAGTCTGTTTTACTTAATGCTTTTCCGGCTGCAGTTGCGCGAGCGTCAAAACTTGAACCAGCGACGCCACGTAGTCCTCGCAAAGCACCCCCACCCAAAGCCCCAGCGATTCCTCCTCGTGCCTCAGCTTTTTTGAGAGTATCACTTTCTGCCAATCTACTCGCTCCTCTACCAAAAGAAGTTCGCAATGCCGCCGCCGCCCCTCCAACGGCTGCAGTGCCAATTACCCCTTGACCCCATTTACGGGCATTTTGCCCAGCTTTAATGACAGCCTCACTTCCTGCAATACCAAGTTGTTTTGCAATAACAATGGATGCAATCATAAACCCGATTACTATTAAAAAATTAAGAACTATCGAAAGAGCACCTATATCCCCACCTGTGTTGGTAGTGAGTGCCCCAAATGCATCTCCATCTTTCAGTCCGATTGCAGTCTTGAAGCTATCACTTCCAATAATTTTAAGTACAACAAATATTAAAAGAAAATATATTGGAGCAAAGATAGTATAGTTTATCAAAGCACGCCACCATTTTTTAGCATGTTCTGAAGTAATCGGCAGTATCATTGCCGCAAAAGCAAGTGGTGAGAGAATCATCAAAAAAATCAATATTACAAAACGGGCAATGAGAAGGAATGCTCCTGCGAGGAATACAAATGTGGTTACAAGAAAAAGAAGAGAACCCATTAATCCAATGGTGATGATATTTCCATAGTTAACCTTTCCATCAACACTAATGCCCAAAGATGCTGTCGTGGTCCCCGTTGAGTCAGTTTTGTAAAGTGTTGTTAGTGAAAGTGCGTTCATAAACTGGCCTGATATACTGCATCCCTTGCCCCCTACAATTGAAGCCACAGCACACTCCTCTGTTTTTATTTGATTATAAAATTGAATAGCAAGCAGATTGCCGGTGTCAATAATTACCTTAGTAAAAAATAGACTGAAGTTAATCAGGAGCGCTATAATAATCACCTTAGCTAACAGCTCTTTCATACCAAAGCCACTGATACGCAGAATGGTTCCAAAACCAATGGCGAGCAGTGTGAATATAAGCACAATATTTGCCACATCCCTGAATATACCCCAAGCTTCACTTATCGCCGCGACATTTCCAATACTACTTCCCATTTTAAGAACAGTCGTTTCAACAGCAGAATCAAGAAGAATACCAGCTAACCCAAGGAAAAAAGCAAACGCATCAAGGACCATAAGAGAAAGATTTGCAAACAAGCATGTTACATTTGTCCAACCACATTTAAGTAAATGCTCTTCGGCGTACGCATACTTTATCTCAACAGAGATCCCTCCATCTGTAACAGCAACACCAAAAGGAGCTAGAACTCCCACTGTGACAATCATCAATATGAGAATGTATGGTAGTATCTTTTTCATCCTAATTGTCTCTGAGGCACGCTTGCAACTTTTGTTGCGTATTTAAACTATTTAGTTGTGTAGACACTTGGAAATGTTCGTTCTGTGCGTCACCAAGGTTGTGTATGTCAACATCCCTGAGTTTGAACACAAAGTCAGTAAGTTCATTAAGTGTAGAAGCAGTTAAAATTTCTATTTTAATAAGATTTAATTTATCAATAACTGTTTGCGCGTTTGCAATATCGATATTCAAACTTTCCTTAAGAGGATCAATTATGTTTTCTATTGTTGTATCCACACTTGCTGGACTTCCTCCTCCTCTGCTCTCGTAGCAACTCCGCAACTGAAGCAACTGCTGATCTTCTTGAATAACTAAATTGAGGGCCCCTTCTTTTGTTATTTTATATATTTCTTCTGAAGTAATTATTCTGTCTGCTTCATCGAGAATGTCGTCTCTGATTCTCTCAAGTGTGGCTTGAGCGTTTTCACCACCAAGGTCGTTTGTGTAATCAGAAGTCCCCCCACTGAGTAGTCCGTCAAAGAGCACTTGTTGAATGAGTTGGGAAAATAGCGCAACTACTATTTCATCAAATTCATCTGCAACATTAAGTCTTTGCTGGCCACCGGCTAAGGTATTGTTGAGTTGTGACTCTATAACTTTTCCCGGTAATGTTATTTGAGACTGGAGACAT includes the following:
- a CDS encoding PrgI family protein, with the translated sequence MRFQVPQFIEVEDKIFGPLTFKQFIYLAGAGGISFVFWTLLPKFLAILVSAPIVMLALALAFYKVNNRPFINVLESALSFMTKDKLYVWRQEKKKSEEKKVEEPVAQSNIRVPKLSGSKLKDLAWSLDIKESIYSDENQQK